A single region of the Pseudomonas mandelii genome encodes:
- a CDS encoding SMP-30/gluconolactonase/LRE family protein produces MTWNAVTGHRAQLGEGPFWDVPTQALYWVDIAGKQALRLIGANVQIWKMPEHVSAFIPCESGDALVTLSSGVYRLDLDSPGLEPRLTLLCVADPQPGNRANEARCDAQGRLWLGTMQNNIGENGEDLPIVRRSGGLFRIDRDARVTPLLRGLGIPNTLLWSEDETTLFFADSMDKTLYRHFVHTDGNLDTAYVWFGPHDRGGPDGSAMDAEGFIWNARWDGSCLIRLTPDGYVDRVIELPVSRPTSCVFGGEDLKTLYVTSAASPLNHPLDGALLSIRVDVPGKTCTRFAG; encoded by the coding sequence ATGACGTGGAATGCGGTTACCGGACACCGTGCGCAACTCGGTGAAGGTCCGTTCTGGGATGTGCCGACCCAGGCGCTGTATTGGGTGGACATCGCCGGCAAGCAAGCCCTGCGACTGATCGGCGCCAACGTGCAAATCTGGAAAATGCCGGAACACGTGTCCGCGTTTATCCCCTGTGAAAGCGGCGATGCGCTCGTGACGTTGAGCAGCGGCGTCTATCGGCTGGACCTTGATTCGCCGGGGCTTGAGCCGCGCCTGACCTTGCTCTGCGTCGCCGACCCGCAACCCGGCAACCGCGCCAACGAAGCCCGCTGCGATGCACAGGGTCGGCTCTGGCTTGGCACCATGCAGAACAACATCGGTGAAAATGGCGAAGACCTGCCCATTGTGCGTCGCTCCGGCGGCCTGTTTCGCATCGACCGCGACGCCCGGGTCACGCCGCTGCTTCGCGGGCTGGGCATTCCCAACACGTTGCTGTGGAGCGAGGACGAGACCACGCTGTTTTTCGCCGACAGCATGGACAAAACCTTGTACCGCCATTTCGTCCACACCGATGGCAACCTGGACACCGCGTATGTCTGGTTCGGTCCCCACGATCGGGGCGGCCCCGATGGCTCGGCGATGGATGCCGAGGGTTTCATCTGGAACGCCCGCTGGGACGGTAGCTGCCTGATCAGGCTAACTCCGGATGGCTATGTCGACCGCGTGATCGAATTGCCGGTCAGCCGCCCCACCAGTTGCGTGTTCGGCGGCGAAGACTTGAAAACCCTTTACGTCACCAGCGCCGCGAGTCCGCTCAACCACCCGCTGGACGGCGCGCTGCTGTCGATTCGCGTCGATGTACCCGGAAAAACATGCACCCGCTTTGCCGGATAA
- a CDS encoding substrate-binding domain-containing protein: MNRRRGIRSLCCAALAVTAVSLSSTLLAAEEVKIGFLVKQAEEPWFQTEWAFAEKAGKDKGFTVIKIAVPDGEKTLSAIDSLAANGAKGFVICPPDVSLGPAIMAKAKLNGMKVIAVDDRFVDANGKFMEDVPYLGMAAFEVGQKQGAAMATEAKKRGWDWKETYAVINTFNELDTGKKRTDGSVKALEDAGMPKDHILFSALKTLDVPGSMDATNSALVKLPGAAKNLIIGGMNDNTVLGGVRATESAGFAAANVIGIGINGTDAIGELKKANSGFFGSMLPSPHIEGYNTASMMFEWVTTGKEPPKYTAMDDVTLITRENFKQELEKIGLWN; encoded by the coding sequence ATGAATCGTCGTCGTGGGATCCGTTCCCTGTGCTGTGCCGCTTTGGCGGTCACTGCGGTCAGCTTGAGCAGCACGCTGCTGGCGGCCGAGGAAGTGAAAATCGGCTTCCTGGTCAAGCAGGCGGAAGAGCCCTGGTTCCAGACCGAATGGGCATTCGCCGAAAAGGCCGGGAAAGACAAGGGCTTCACTGTCATCAAGATCGCCGTGCCTGACGGCGAGAAAACCCTCTCGGCCATCGATAGCCTTGCAGCCAATGGTGCCAAAGGCTTCGTGATCTGCCCGCCGGACGTCTCCCTTGGCCCGGCCATCATGGCCAAGGCCAAGCTCAATGGTATGAAAGTCATCGCTGTCGATGACCGTTTCGTCGATGCCAATGGCAAGTTCATGGAAGACGTTCCTTACCTCGGCATGGCCGCATTCGAAGTCGGCCAGAAGCAGGGCGCGGCAATGGCCACCGAAGCGAAAAAACGCGGCTGGGACTGGAAAGAAACCTATGCGGTGATCAACACCTTCAATGAACTCGACACCGGCAAAAAGCGCACCGACGGTTCGGTCAAAGCCCTGGAAGACGCCGGGATGCCGAAAGACCACATCCTGTTCTCGGCGCTGAAAACCCTCGACGTACCGGGCAGCATGGACGCCACCAACTCGGCCCTGGTGAAACTGCCGGGCGCGGCGAAAAACCTGATCATCGGCGGCATGAACGACAACACCGTATTGGGCGGCGTGCGCGCCACCGAAAGCGCCGGTTTCGCTGCTGCCAACGTGATCGGCATCGGCATCAACGGTACCGACGCCATCGGCGAACTGAAGAAAGCCAACAGCGGTTTCTTCGGCTCGATGCTGCCGAGCCCTCACATCGAAGGCTACAACACCGCGAGCATGATGTTCGAGTGGGTCACCACCGGCAAAGAACCACCGAAGTACACCGCGATGGACGACGTGACGCTGATCACTCGCGAGAACTTCAAGCAGGAACTGGAAAAGATCGGCCTGTGGAACTGA
- a CDS encoding GntR family transcriptional regulator — MIRQVRFDKKQRVVDELIRRIESGLMEDGFLLPGEHQLAQEFKVSRGTLREALAELKRRNYIATQSGVGSIVTFDGVVLDQRSGWAQALADSGALINTEVLRLEAVTRPDLLPRFGTDQFITLDRRRRSTDGKLVSLERSLMPATGGLESLPRVGLIDNSLTITLAAYGYIGERGDQWIGAEPLNAEDAALLGRPVGTVFLKALRTTYDRQNRFMEQVESLLDPVHFRLHLQFGESK, encoded by the coding sequence ATGATTAGACAGGTACGATTTGACAAGAAACAACGGGTGGTCGACGAACTCATCCGGCGGATTGAAAGCGGCCTCATGGAGGACGGCTTTCTGTTGCCGGGCGAGCATCAATTGGCTCAAGAATTCAAAGTCAGCCGCGGCACGCTGCGTGAGGCCCTTGCCGAGTTGAAACGACGCAACTACATCGCGACCCAAAGCGGCGTCGGCTCCATCGTCACCTTCGACGGTGTGGTGCTCGATCAACGCAGCGGCTGGGCGCAAGCGCTCGCCGACAGCGGGGCGCTGATCAATACCGAAGTGCTGCGGCTGGAGGCCGTCACGCGGCCTGATTTGCTGCCGCGCTTCGGCACCGACCAATTCATCACCCTCGACCGGCGCCGTCGCTCCACCGATGGCAAGCTGGTGTCCCTCGAACGCTCATTGATGCCCGCCACGGGAGGCCTGGAAAGCCTGCCGCGGGTCGGCCTCATCGACAATTCCCTGACCATCACCCTGGCCGCCTACGGCTACATCGGTGAACGCGGCGATCAATGGATCGGCGCTGAGCCCTTGAACGCCGAAGACGCCGCGTTGCTCGGTCGTCCGGTCGGCACCGTCTTCCTCAAAGCCTTGCGCACCACCTACGACCGGCAAAACCGGTTCATGGAACAGGTCGAAAGCTTGCTCGACCCGGTGCATTTTCGTCTGCACCTGCAGTTTGGAGAGTCGAAATGA
- a CDS encoding FadR/GntR family transcriptional regulator, protein MSSSFHASTVDWLGCWIAAGQVKPGETIKVEADLGEQLGVSRTVIREAIKTLVAKGMLEVGPKVGTRVLPVRRWNLFDPQVVGWLSRSGLPENFVDDLLDLRRTIEPMAVRWACERATVEQVQAIQQAYNALERAVDSGVDYNRADQIFHECILAASHNQFIEQMVPALGALLAVSFEVSAADPDELRRTLPIHKDMADAIAARDAARGVWACMTLIDNADLAIKRFYPKVMADKKAG, encoded by the coding sequence ATGTCCAGCAGTTTTCATGCGTCGACCGTCGATTGGCTGGGTTGCTGGATAGCCGCCGGCCAGGTCAAGCCGGGTGAAACCATCAAGGTCGAAGCCGACCTGGGTGAGCAGTTGGGTGTCAGTCGCACGGTCATCCGCGAAGCCATCAAAACCCTGGTCGCCAAAGGCATGCTCGAAGTCGGGCCAAAGGTCGGTACACGGGTATTGCCGGTGCGACGCTGGAACCTCTTCGACCCACAAGTAGTGGGTTGGCTTTCGCGCAGCGGCTTGCCGGAAAACTTCGTCGACGACTTGCTCGATCTGCGCCGCACCATCGAACCGATGGCCGTGCGCTGGGCCTGCGAGCGCGCAACGGTCGAACAGGTCCAGGCGATCCAGCAGGCCTATAACGCGTTGGAACGGGCGGTGGACAGCGGCGTTGATTACAACCGCGCCGACCAGATCTTCCACGAGTGCATACTCGCCGCCAGCCACAACCAGTTCATCGAACAAATGGTCCCGGCCCTTGGCGCGTTGTTGGCGGTGTCGTTCGAAGTGTCCGCCGCCGACCCGGACGAATTGCGCCGCACGCTGCCGATTCACAAAGACATGGCCGACGCCATCGCCGCACGGGATGCCGCGCGGGGTGTCTGGGCCTGCATGACCCTGATCGATAACGCGGACCTGGCGATCAAACGCTTTTATCCAAAAGTCATGGCCGACAAAAAAGCCGGCTGA
- the araH gene encoding L-arabinose ABC transporter permease AraH, which yields MTIQNNALPTARKPLDLRRFLDDWVMLLAAVGIFVLCTLLIDNFLSPLNMRGLGLAISTTGIAACTMLYCLASGHFDLSVGSVIACAGVVAAVVMRDTDSVFLGVSAALVMGLIVGLINGIVIAKLRVNALITTLATMQIVRGLAYIFANGKAVGVSQESFFVFGNGQLFGVPVPILITIVCFLFFGWLLNYTTYGRNTMAIGGNQEAALLAGVNVDRTKIIIFAVHGVIGALAGVILASRMTSGQPMIGQGFELTVISACVLGGVSLSGGIGMIRHVIAGVLILAIIENAMNLKNIDTFYQYVIRGSILLLAVVIDRLKQR from the coding sequence ATGACCATCCAAAACAACGCTCTGCCCACTGCACGCAAACCTCTGGACCTGCGGCGCTTTCTCGACGACTGGGTGATGCTGCTGGCGGCGGTCGGGATCTTCGTGCTGTGCACGCTGCTGATCGACAACTTCCTGTCGCCGCTGAACATGCGCGGCCTGGGCCTGGCGATTTCGACAACGGGCATCGCGGCCTGCACCATGCTGTATTGCCTGGCGTCCGGGCATTTCGATTTGTCGGTTGGCTCGGTGATTGCCTGTGCCGGAGTGGTCGCGGCGGTGGTGATGCGCGACACCGATAGCGTGTTTCTCGGCGTGAGTGCGGCGCTGGTGATGGGGCTGATTGTCGGGCTGATCAACGGCATCGTCATCGCCAAGCTGCGTGTCAACGCGTTGATCACCACCCTGGCGACCATGCAGATCGTTCGTGGCCTGGCTTACATTTTTGCCAATGGCAAAGCGGTCGGCGTGTCGCAGGAGTCGTTCTTCGTTTTCGGTAACGGCCAGTTGTTTGGCGTGCCGGTGCCGATCCTGATCACCATCGTGTGCTTCCTGTTTTTTGGCTGGCTGTTGAATTACACCACCTATGGGCGCAACACCATGGCCATCGGCGGCAACCAGGAAGCGGCGTTGCTGGCCGGGGTGAACGTTGACCGGACCAAGATCATCATCTTTGCCGTGCACGGTGTGATTGGTGCGTTGGCCGGGGTGATTCTGGCGTCGCGGATGACCTCCGGGCAGCCGATGATTGGCCAAGGGTTTGAATTGACGGTGATCTCGGCGTGCGTGCTGGGCGGGGTGTCGTTGAGCGGCGGGATCGGCATGATCCGGCATGTGATTGCCGGGGTGTTGATTCTGGCGATCATTGAGAATGCGATGAACCTGAAGAACATCGACACGTTCTATCAGTACGTGATTCGCGGTTCGATCTTGCTGTTGGCCGTCGTGATTGATCGTCTCAAACAACGTTAA
- a CDS encoding DUF1285 domain-containing protein gives MSGPQKANDLLGQIPKTKGLPPVHLWNPDFCGDIDMRIARDGTWYYLGTPIGRKPMVKLFSTIIRRDGDDYFLITPGEKVGIKVDDAPFVAIAVDVEGEGEAQLLRFTTNVDETTDAGTEHPIRVVIDPVTQEPAPYVHVRTNLEALIHRNVFYQLVELAVTREIDGQRWLGVWSGGEFFPIGLEP, from the coding sequence ATGAGTGGCCCGCAAAAAGCCAACGACTTGTTGGGGCAAATCCCCAAAACCAAAGGCTTGCCGCCGGTCCACCTGTGGAACCCTGATTTCTGTGGCGACATCGACATGCGCATCGCCCGCGACGGCACCTGGTATTACCTGGGGACGCCGATCGGGCGCAAGCCGATGGTCAAATTGTTTTCCACCATCATTCGCCGCGATGGCGATGACTATTTTCTGATCACTCCGGGCGAGAAAGTGGGCATCAAGGTCGATGATGCGCCGTTTGTGGCGATTGCCGTGGACGTGGAAGGCGAGGGCGAAGCCCAGCTTCTGCGCTTCACCACCAACGTCGACGAGACCACGGACGCCGGCACCGAACACCCGATTCGCGTGGTGATCGACCCGGTCACGCAAGAGCCAGCACCCTACGTGCATGTGCGCACCAACCTCGAAGCCCTGATCCATCGTAATGTGTTCTACCAACTGGTGGAGTTGGCCGTGACCCGTGAGATCGACGGGCAACGTTGGCTGGGTGTATGGAGCGGCGGTGAATTCTTCCCCATCGGCCTTGAGCCTTAA
- a CDS encoding DUF4823 domain-containing protein, translated as MRSLVLLLAVLALGGCMNVSDMAEGTRYHMSDAGLLDHSDSRRVNNLRIQPDSFIYIAQGAFAPPGSAYPRPNVVAEEAFNGFIEYFPMVRRARAPEGLDQAMGEARAAGAHYLLYTRFAKADDRIGNSDEWLDQEYVDRLGIDSGVIQIMLIETSTQYLIDTARIKSRGGLLTFHDNKPQDLIGPPLEQYARSLIGLSDQ; from the coding sequence ATGCGTAGCCTGGTTTTGCTGCTGGCCGTTTTGGCGCTTGGTGGCTGCATGAATGTCAGCGATATGGCTGAAGGAACTCGCTACCACATGAGCGATGCAGGGCTGCTGGATCACAGCGACAGTCGTCGGGTGAATAACCTGCGCATTCAGCCGGACTCATTCATCTACATCGCCCAAGGTGCCTTCGCGCCGCCGGGCAGTGCTTATCCGCGACCTAACGTGGTCGCTGAAGAAGCCTTCAACGGCTTTATCGAATATTTCCCGATGGTCCGCCGAGCGCGCGCGCCCGAAGGTCTCGACCAGGCCATGGGTGAAGCCCGCGCCGCCGGTGCCCATTACCTGCTTTACACACGGTTCGCCAAGGCGGATGACCGAATCGGTAACTCGGACGAATGGCTCGATCAGGAATACGTGGATCGCTTGGGCATCGACAGCGGCGTGATTCAGATCATGTTGATCGAGACCAGCACCCAGTATTTGATTGATACTGCACGTATCAAGAGTCGTGGCGGTTTACTGACGTTCCACGATAACAAGCCACAAGACCTGATCGGCCCGCCGCTTGAGCAATACGCGCGCAGCCTGATTGGTCTCAGCGACCAGTAA
- the araG gene encoding L-arabinose ABC transporter ATP-binding protein AraG, whose protein sequence is MHAQVQTHEHSVGGSLRFNGIGKTFPGVKALDGISFVAHPGQVHALMGENGAGKSTLLKILGGAYTPSSGDLQIGEQTMVFKSTADSIASRVAVIHQELHLVPEMTVAENLFLGHLPASFGLINRGALRQQALACLKGLADEIDPQEKVGRLSLGQRQLVEIAKALSRGAHVIAFDEPTSSLSAREIDRLMAIIGRLRDEGKVVLYVSHRMEEVFRICNAVTVFKDGRYVRTFEDMSELTHDQLVTCMVGRDIQDIYDYRSRQRGAVALKVDGLLGPGLREPVSFEVHKGEILGLFGLVGAGRTELFRILSGLTRNTAGRLELRGHEVKLRSPRDAIAAGILLCPEDRKKEGILPLASVAENINISARGAHSTFGCLLRGLWEKGNADKQIKALKVKTPSAEQKIMYLSGGNQQKAILGRWLSMPMKVLLLDEPTRGIDIGAKAEIYQIIHNLAASGIAVIVVSSDLMEVMGISDRILVLCEGAMRGELSRAEANESNLLQLALPRQRADGVAN, encoded by the coding sequence ATGCACGCGCAAGTACAGACACATGAGCACAGCGTCGGCGGCAGCCTGCGCTTCAACGGGATCGGCAAGACGTTTCCTGGGGTGAAGGCGCTGGATGGCATCAGTTTCGTCGCTCATCCGGGGCAGGTTCATGCCTTGATGGGCGAGAACGGTGCCGGCAAATCGACCCTGCTGAAAATCCTCGGCGGTGCTTACACGCCGAGCAGCGGCGACCTGCAGATCGGCGAGCAGACGATGGTCTTCAAGTCCACCGCCGACAGCATCGCCAGTCGGGTGGCGGTGATCCACCAAGAGCTGCATCTGGTCCCGGAAATGACCGTGGCGGAGAACCTGTTCCTCGGTCATCTGCCGGCCAGTTTCGGCCTGATCAATCGAGGCGCGCTGCGCCAGCAAGCGTTGGCCTGCCTCAAAGGCCTGGCCGATGAAATCGACCCGCAAGAGAAAGTCGGGCGCCTGTCCCTCGGTCAGCGACAGCTGGTGGAGATTGCGAAGGCGTTGTCCCGTGGCGCGCATGTGATTGCCTTCGACGAACCCACCAGCAGCCTGTCGGCGCGGGAAATCGATCGCTTGATGGCGATCATCGGGCGTCTGCGTGACGAAGGCAAAGTGGTGCTTTACGTGTCCCATCGCATGGAAGAAGTGTTCCGCATCTGCAACGCGGTGACGGTGTTCAAGGACGGCCGCTACGTGCGCACGTTCGAGGACATGAGCGAACTGACCCACGACCAGTTGGTGACGTGCATGGTCGGGCGCGACATTCAGGATATCTACGATTACCGCAGCCGCCAGCGGGGCGCCGTGGCGCTCAAGGTTGACGGTTTGCTCGGGCCGGGACTGCGTGAACCCGTGAGTTTCGAGGTGCACAAGGGCGAGATTCTCGGGCTGTTCGGCCTGGTGGGCGCGGGGCGTACCGAGCTGTTCCGGATACTCAGCGGGCTGACGCGCAACACCGCCGGACGCCTGGAGCTTCGTGGTCATGAGGTGAAACTGCGTTCCCCCCGTGATGCCATCGCGGCCGGGATTCTGCTGTGTCCCGAAGATCGCAAGAAGGAGGGCATCCTGCCGCTCGCCAGCGTCGCCGAGAACATCAACATCAGTGCGCGAGGCGCCCATTCCACGTTCGGTTGCCTGTTGCGCGGCTTGTGGGAAAAGGGCAACGCCGACAAGCAGATCAAGGCGCTGAAAGTGAAGACGCCGAGCGCCGAGCAGAAAATCATGTACCTGTCCGGCGGCAATCAGCAGAAGGCCATTCTCGGCCGCTGGCTGTCGATGCCGATGAAAGTCCTGTTGCTCGATGAACCGACGCGCGGCATCGATATCGGCGCGAAAGCCGAGATCTACCAGATCATCCATAACCTGGCTGCCAGCGGCATCGCGGTGATCGTGGTGTCCAGCGACCTGATGGAAGTGATGGGTATTTCCGACCGCATCCTGGTGCTCTGCGAAGGCGCGATGCGCGGCGAGTTGTCTCGCGCAGAGGCCAATGAATCCAACCTGCTGCAACTGGCTTTGCCGCGCCAACGTGCTGACGGCGTGGCGAACTGA
- a CDS encoding ADP-ribosylglycohydrolase family protein has product MTALDRALGAFYGLALGDALGMPTQSLSRAEISARFGAITDLQDAGPDQPIAANMPKGSITDDTEQAILVGQLLVAGEGRIEPAVLAQRLIEWEAGMQAKGSQDLLGPSTKRAIEMILAGHSPEEAGRYGTTNGAAMRITPVGIATDVAQPERFISAVVQACQVTHNTTLGISSAAAVAAVVSAGINGMDLGEALNLGQQIAQQAESHGHWVAGGRIASRISWARTISVDSDKALLADLLYDVIGTSVASQESVVVSFALAQQVAVGEMNAFEALCMAASLGGDTDTIAAILGAMLGACLGLGSWPVAMIEQVKAVNDLELEPLVKGLLALR; this is encoded by the coding sequence ATGACCGCGCTCGACCGTGCGCTCGGCGCGTTCTACGGACTGGCCCTGGGCGATGCGCTGGGCATGCCGACGCAATCCCTGAGCCGCGCCGAGATCTCGGCGCGCTTCGGTGCGATCACTGATCTGCAAGACGCCGGTCCTGATCAGCCGATTGCCGCCAACATGCCCAAGGGCTCGATCACCGACGACACCGAACAGGCGATTCTGGTCGGTCAATTGTTGGTGGCCGGTGAGGGCCGGATCGAACCGGCCGTGCTTGCTCAGCGGCTGATCGAATGGGAGGCTGGAATGCAGGCCAAGGGTTCGCAAGACTTACTCGGCCCTTCGACCAAGCGCGCAATCGAAATGATCCTCGCCGGCCACTCGCCGGAAGAAGCGGGGCGCTACGGCACCACCAACGGCGCGGCGATGCGCATCACGCCGGTCGGTATCGCCACGGATGTCGCCCAGCCTGAACGTTTTATAAGCGCCGTCGTGCAGGCCTGCCAGGTCACCCACAACACCACGCTGGGAATTTCCAGTGCGGCGGCGGTGGCGGCAGTGGTTTCGGCCGGCATCAACGGCATGGACCTGGGCGAGGCGTTGAACCTCGGTCAGCAGATCGCCCAACAAGCCGAAAGTCATGGCCACTGGGTGGCGGGCGGACGGATTGCCTCGCGCATCAGCTGGGCGCGGACCATCAGCGTCGACAGTGACAAAGCGTTGCTGGCGGATTTGCTGTACGACGTGATCGGCACGTCGGTGGCTTCGCAGGAATCGGTCGTGGTCTCGTTTGCCCTGGCGCAACAAGTGGCCGTTGGTGAAATGAACGCCTTCGAAGCGCTGTGCATGGCCGCGAGCCTGGGCGGTGACACCGATACCATCGCGGCGATACTGGGCGCGATGCTCGGGGCCTGCCTGGGGCTTGGGAGTTGGCCGGTGGCGATGATCGAACAGGTCAAAGCCGTTAATGATCTGGAGCTGGAACCTTTGGTAAAAGGGCTTCTGGCCTTGCGCTGA
- a CDS encoding SDR family oxidoreductase, translating to MAEPLSLPAVPEPAKGERLKNKVVLLTGAAQGIGEAIVATFASQQAKLIISDIQAEKVEKVAAHWRDKGFDVQAIKADVSRQQDLHAMARLAVERHGRIDVLVNCAGVNVFRDPLEMTEEDWHRCFAIDLDGAWYGCKAVLPQMIEQGIGSIINIASTHSTHIIPGCFPYPVAKHGLLGLTRALGIEYAPKGVRVNAIAPGYIETQLNVDYWNGFADPQAERQRAFDLHPPRRIGQPMEVAMTAVFLASDEAPFINASCITIDGGRSVMYHD from the coding sequence ATGGCTGAGCCTCTCTCCTTGCCAGCCGTGCCCGAACCAGCCAAAGGCGAGCGCCTGAAAAACAAGGTCGTGCTGCTGACCGGCGCTGCGCAGGGCATCGGCGAGGCCATCGTCGCCACGTTCGCGTCGCAGCAAGCCAAACTGATCATCAGTGATATTCAGGCCGAAAAAGTCGAGAAAGTCGCGGCGCACTGGAGGGACAAAGGCTTCGATGTCCAGGCCATCAAGGCTGACGTCTCCCGGCAGCAAGATCTGCACGCGATGGCCAGGTTGGCCGTCGAGCGTCACGGCCGGATCGACGTATTGGTCAACTGCGCTGGGGTCAACGTATTCCGCGATCCACTGGAAATGACCGAAGAAGACTGGCATCGCTGCTTCGCCATCGACCTCGACGGCGCGTGGTATGGCTGCAAAGCCGTGCTGCCGCAAATGATCGAGCAGGGCATCGGCAGCATCATCAACATCGCTTCGACCCATTCCACCCACATCATCCCGGGCTGCTTTCCGTACCCGGTGGCCAAGCACGGCTTGCTCGGGCTGACCCGCGCGCTGGGCATCGAATACGCGCCAAAGGGCGTTCGCGTGAATGCGATCGCGCCGGGCTACATCGAAACCCAATTGAACGTCGATTACTGGAACGGTTTTGCCGACCCCCAGGCCGAACGTCAGAGGGCATTCGACCTGCATCCGCCGCGTCGTATCGGGCAACCGATGGAAGTGGCCATGACGGCCGTCTTCCTGGCCAGCGATGAAGCACCGTTCATCAATGCTTCATGCATCACCATCGATGGTGGACGCTCGGTCATGTATCACGACTGA
- a CDS encoding purine-cytosine permease family protein: protein MSSSNAGQSAGQLETRGIEPVPEAECNGHPLQLFWVWFAANISILGLPLGATLVAFRGLAIWQAIIVAILGAAGSFAVVGIISIAGRRGRAPSLTLSRAIFGVRGNIGPTLVSLMSRLGWETVNTTTAAFVLLSLCSILFGSPVEAKSAPVLTLVFIAIFVLLTLSVSGLGHATLLVIQKWATYVFGALNILVGGFLCATIDWSAVFNATPAPLSAMIIGIGTMAAGTGIGWANAGADMSRYQHRSVKAVRLVASAAFGAGIPLVLLITLGGLLSVGNNDLASATDPIIAIRDMLPTWMAVPYLITAFGGLLLSNNLSVYSAGLTTLTLGLKVKRVYAVVVDIVAIFAGSIYFMLIADSFYGPFITFISLLAVPITAWVGIFVVDLIHRHYYSPKDLLDVSPSSAYWYNGGIEWRAFGAWALAIVLGFSFTTIGTTEQNVWFRGFLSDSWLGHNGLGWIVTFLVAGGIYFVLGGARDRRAAMTENAHA from the coding sequence ATGAGTTCATCGAACGCCGGGCAAAGCGCCGGGCAACTGGAAACCCGCGGCATCGAACCGGTGCCGGAAGCGGAGTGCAACGGTCACCCGCTGCAACTGTTCTGGGTCTGGTTCGCGGCTAACATTTCCATTCTCGGCCTGCCGCTGGGTGCCACGCTTGTTGCGTTTCGCGGGTTGGCGATCTGGCAGGCGATCATCGTTGCGATCCTCGGCGCCGCCGGTTCTTTCGCGGTGGTCGGGATCATCTCCATCGCCGGTCGTCGTGGTCGTGCACCGAGCCTGACGCTGTCGCGCGCCATCTTCGGGGTGCGCGGCAACATCGGCCCGACCCTGGTTTCGCTGATGTCGCGGCTGGGCTGGGAAACCGTCAACACCACCACCGCCGCCTTCGTGCTGCTGTCGCTGTGCTCGATCCTGTTCGGTTCGCCGGTGGAGGCCAAAAGCGCACCGGTGTTGACCCTGGTCTTCATCGCGATTTTCGTGCTGCTGACTTTGTCGGTGTCCGGCCTTGGTCACGCTACTTTGCTGGTGATCCAGAAGTGGGCGACTTATGTGTTCGGTGCGCTGAACATTCTGGTCGGCGGCTTCCTCTGCGCCACCATCGACTGGAGCGCGGTGTTCAACGCTACGCCTGCGCCTTTGAGCGCGATGATCATCGGCATCGGCACCATGGCCGCCGGCACCGGGATCGGCTGGGCCAACGCCGGTGCCGACATGTCGCGCTATCAGCATCGCAGCGTCAAAGCCGTGCGCCTGGTCGCGTCGGCGGCCTTTGGTGCGGGGATTCCGCTGGTGCTGCTGATCACCCTCGGCGGCCTGCTGTCGGTGGGCAACAACGACCTGGCCTCGGCCACCGACCCGATCATCGCGATCCGCGACATGCTGCCGACCTGGATGGCCGTGCCGTACCTGATCACCGCGTTCGGCGGGCTGCTGCTGTCGAACAACCTGTCGGTGTATTCCGCCGGATTGACCACGCTGACCCTCGGCCTCAAGGTCAAGCGCGTCTACGCCGTGGTGGTCGACATCGTCGCGATCTTCGCCGGTTCGATCTACTTCATGCTGATCGCCGACAGTTTCTACGGCCCGTTCATTACCTTCATTTCGCTGCTGGCGGTGCCTATCACGGCGTGGGTCGGGATCTTCGTCGTTGACCTGATACATCGTCATTACTACAGCCCCAAAGACTTGCTGGACGTCAGCCCGAGCAGTGCCTACTGGTACAACGGCGGTATCGAATGGCGCGCGTTTGGCGCGTGGGCGCTGGCGATCGTGCTGGGCTTCAGCTTCACCACCATTGGCACCACCGAACAAAACGTCTGGTTCCGCGGTTTTCTT